A region of the Phaenicophaeus curvirostris isolate KB17595 chromosome 10, BPBGC_Pcur_1.0, whole genome shotgun sequence genome:
GATTTGGCTGCTTAGGAGAGTTTTGTGTCTTTGAGATTTCCGTCTTATGGAGCGGCGCGATTGCTGGAGCCACTTGGATTTCTTACCAAGGAAATCCTTGTACCCCTCAGAGCTTTGGTTACTAGTGCTTGGTGGTTGCTGAGAAAAGCTTcaagtgggaccagcagggagggaggggatcctgcccctctgctccgctctgagagacccacctggagccctgggtccagctctggagtcctcagcacagggaggacatggagctgttggagagagtccagaggaggccacggagatgatccaagggctggagaacctcccatatgagatcctagagcagcttccagtgctgaaaggggctccaggaaagctggggaggtgctctgggtcagggagggcagggataggatgagggaaaagattttcaactgcaagaggggagattgagatgagattttagggagaaacgttttgctgggagggtggggaggtcctggcccaggctgcccagagcaggggtggctgccccatccctggaggggttcaaggccaggttggatggggcttggagcccctgatccagtgggaggtgtccctgcccatggcaggggtgggactggatgggctaaGGACTGGTAAGGACTATCTGATAAATATCCACTCCAACTCTGCTTTCTTTCCAGGTACATCAAATATCTCATCATTTTCAAGCTTTGCGTGGGACTCCTCTTCCTGTCAGGACTCTTCCACATGAAGAATAAACGTTACACGTAAGTGAAGCAGAAGAAGGGTTGCCTGACTTCATCTGCCCAGGGCAGCAAGGGTCTGACCTGTGAGGCTCGATTTAACTCTCGCGGGGTTTAGGCTGATATTTGATGGGTGGCAGCCCAAAGTTAGGTCCTAGAATCATATTTGAGCAGAATCAGctgcacagagaaaagaaaaaggaatcaaGCTGAAGGCTTTGGGTAAGTGAGGACTTGGAACAGCAGAAAACCATCCAACATTGATGCCTAAGGGTTGGGGCTTGTTTGGGTTGGTGCTTTGTACCACCTGCAGGTGTGGTATCAGGAGGAGAACCCACTGGGTTTGGCTTTTCCAGGTCTTGGAGGCAGGGTACGACACCGGAGGGGCAGTTAACCCCATCTGCTGCCACCCTGAAGAAGccggaggagctgctgataCCTTCCACACCTTGCCACGCCAAGACTAACGTCATGTTCCTCAAGACCCACAAGACGGCCAGCAGCACCGTCCTGAACATAATGTTCAGGTTTGCGGAGAGGTACAACCTCACTGTGGCCCTCCCGGCTGACCAGCTCTTCCACCTGGGCTACCCAGAGACCTTCAGGGCCCACTTTGTGGAGGAATTTGAAGTCATAGGACAGAACTACAACATCATGTGCAACCACCTGCGGTTCAACCCCTCGGAGGTAAGAAAGAGCCACGACACCTGCAGAGAAATCTGGTGGAACAAGCAGTGCCTCTGGACTAacaacttttcttcttcctcaccaCAAATAGGTGCGAAAAGTGATGGCAGCGGACACCTTCTACTTCTCCATCCTGAGGAACCCCATTCCTCTGATGGAGTCTTCCTATGTCTACTACAGGAGCGACGCCCCTGCCTTCAGACTCTCCAAGGACGTGAACGAGTACTTGCTATCACCCTTGAAGTATTACCATCACAGGTATCACCAGCAAAACATCTACGCCAGGAATATCATGTGGTTTGATTTTGGCTACAATAACAATGCAGTGGACGACGAAAAGTACATCCAGAGGGTCCTGAAGGAGATTGAACAGAACTTCCACCTGATTTTGATAGCAGACTATTTTGATGAGTCCATGATCCTCTTGAAGCACACTTTGTGCTGGGATCTGGATGACGTGGTTTACTTTAAGCTCAATTCCAGAAGCCAGGACACGGTCCAGACCTTGACTCCAGAAAGCAAGGAGAGGGTAAAAACGTGGTGCTCACTGGACTGGAAGCTCTACCTGCATTTCAACCAAAGCTTCTGGAGGACAATTGAGGAGACCATAGGACTCAAATCGCTGGAGAAGGAGGTGAATCGCCTGCGAATGAGGCAGAAGGAGCTCCTGGAGATCTGTCTCTCAGAGCAGGAGGCAGTGGGGAGGAACCACATCAAGAACAAAGCTCTCATGCCTTACCAGTCAGGGGCTGCGGATATCCTCGGATACAACCTCAACCAAGGCTTAGACAACAGGACTCTGAGAACCTGCCAGAGACTGGTTATGCCAGAGCTGCAGTACACGTCCTACCTCTATGCCGTTCAACACCCGTGCAAGAAGAGGAAGCCGTTAGGCTTTCCCTTGCTCTGGACTGATTCCTAGGAGAAGATGCTGCTCCAAACTCCCACCTAGGGCTCGTGACAACCCACAGCAGTTTCACACTGCTTTGCATCACCAGCAGTTGGCTGACCCACAGGACACCTGTGCACCAGTGGGAGGTTGGTGGGGAGGAGGGCTTTGTTTGAGGCCACCGAGCTGGTGATGGGTCCCTCTCTGGGGGGGCTGGATCCTGCGTGATGctttctccctgctcccaggCAGGGGGACGACCCACCACTGCGGAGCGCTGGGCACGCTTTCAGCTGGCTTAGACTTTCCTGCCTCTTAATAATTAATCGTGGGCTTAATCTTTTTGTTTGCATTCCACTTTATTTAATAGCTGTCATTACGTCCAGGCTGGTCATGGTTCATAACTCCTGATTATCAGCATTGAAGGGGGAGGGAAATGAGGAGGAGAATGTGGTGTGGGGATGCAGCGCTTGAAGGAGTAGGGAGAGATGTTGGATCTCCCATCCAAAAGCATCATGCCCACTGGTCTCCAACCACTGTGCGAtgtcccagctgctcctcaggtgGGGGAGGTCCTGAGCATCACGCCTGAAGCTGGATGCCAGCATACGCGTCCTCCAGCTCACGTGTCATGAGGTGCAGGGCCTCCTGCCCCACTTGGGACGCCTTGGTGCTCCCCTGGGAGGGCCCCTTTGGTGGTTTCACCCCTCCGTCTTGGGCAAGAGCCCTCGGTCCCTGGGCACAGATGGTCTCCTGGGCTCAGCATCCCTGAAGACCTTTATCAACAGGGGCTTCATTAGGCCCCTGCGTTGCTGTGTTGGCTGAACTCTCCAACACCGGTTAGAAGAGGGGTGGAAGGTGGCACGGCTGCTGCATGTTTAGGGTATGACCTCAACAAATACGAAGCAAGCAATTAAACCTGTGTGGGAGGTCCCTTGCTCATTTGCCATCTGTTCCTGTGGTGGTCCAGGGCAGGTTTGTTGGAAAGACAACAGCAATAAACCCAATTGTGTTgcaattaatcatagaatcattgaggttggaaaatcCCTCTTagctcatccagtccacccATCAGCCAAACCTCCCCCTGCCTGCTAAACCTTGGCCCAAAGTGCCACCTCTACccgctttttgaacccctccagggatggagattgtTAATATTGTCCATCACTGGTTACCAGTGTGCCCACTCCCCACTCATGCCAGCTGAGGATCcgagagctggagaacctccctccaaggacaggctgagagagctggggttgttcagcctggagaagaggaggctgcggggagaccttagagcagcttccagtgctgaaaggggctccaggaaagctggggaggggctctggatcagggagggcagggagaggatgaggggaatggttttcagctgaaagaggggggattgagatgagatcttggagagAAGTGTTCCcttgtgaggatggggaggccctggcccaggttgcccagagcaggggtggctgccccatccctggaggggttccaggccaggttggatggggcttggagcccctgatccagtgggaggtgtccctgcccatggcaggggtggcactggatggctttgaggtcccttctgacacaCACCGTTCCATGATTGTTTGGTGTGACTTGGGAGGAGGGATCCAGGGTCTCTTGGCTTCTGCCCTGACTTGTGGGTGCAGCAGCCCGGCTGCAGCTCGTCCGGAGAAGGGGACCAGCACCGGGATTTTTCTCAGCGATGTTAACACCTGGCAGGTAGGTGGGGAAGCCGGCTGAGGCGAGGGTTAACCTCCTGCATAGCAACCTGTGCTCCTCCACAACCCATGGCATGGAGAACAGTAGTAACACGGATGTTTAACAGCACCTTATGGTTTTCTGCTCCAGCAACCCTAGCTAAAATTAACCCGGTTTGGGAGGCATCGGGCGCGAGCCAGGGCGAAGGAGACAGTGGCCATGTGTGTTCAGCCTGGATGATGCTGGGGGGCCTATCCTGGTTAATTCTGCAGCTGAAGCCTGGGCTTTCCCCTTAGAGCTTCTGACCTGTGACTTTTGTCAAGCCCCTTTCGCTATGCTGACACTGAAGATGGATTGTAAGCATTAAAATTATATCTTACCAGCTGACCTGCGTGCACGTGGGGGTCTTGGGTCCCTCCAGACTTGTTGCTCACAGCTGGGGTGGAGATGGCTTGCAGCACCCGGACGGGGAGGCTTGGCCTCTCCCAGCCTGCGGgaggagggaaactgaggcaggagatgCTAACCCCGGCTCCCTTTGCGTCCCCGAGGGGTCCGAGCAAGGTGGGGTGGTGGCCGCGGGGCCCCCCGCTCTGCCCAGGCTGATAAAGGCGGCTTTGTGCGCCCCAGCGCTGCGCTACCCGCTGCCACTGCTGACTCAGGGCTTTGTCTCAGCGCTGCGGGAGCCCCGTGACCCATCGGGGCCAGGGGAGGGTGGCAGCCAAGCACGGGGGCGACAGGCTCTGCAGAAAgccagtggctgcaggagccaGCATCCCAGGACATCCCAGCATCCAGAGGGACATCCCAGCTGAACAAGACCCGGTGAGTGCCTTTGCTTGCTCCGCAGGGTTTTCCATCAGCAAAGCCATCCTTGGTCACTCGGGTGGGATGCCCGTGTCCTCCTGTGGTGACGGACAGGGGGACGCAGCCTGGGGACAGCTGACCCTGGCAGCAATCCTGCTGTCCCCAAAGGAAAGGCACTTGGGGACAGCCCTGCCGGGGACCCCACGGGTCATGTTGGGCACCCCAGGACCTCCCCGCAGCGAGGGGGAAAGGACGAGCCGGCTGGGGCTGCTGCGCTGGAGGCACCAGGAGCACAGGATGAAATGTTCCCTGATCCCCTTGCAAGGAGCCGGGGTCGGTCCCCGGGTCTTGGGGTGGgctctgccccccagcaccctcttGGCGATGGGAGTGAGGATCCACTGGTCTTGCCGCGCCCTTGGCTGGCCCCAGTTTACCAGAAACCCTTTTTGAAGAGCATCTCGCTGATCCATttagtttaaattaatttaatctcAAGGTAGCCCAGGTCATCCTCTTCACTCTTCCTCAAAGTCCTgtcctcttcagcccctctcagccccagTTCTGCCTGGAGCAATCTGCCCTTCATCCTGTGTTCCCAGGGGGTTCCTCACACCCAAGCCCACCAAGCAAAACCCCAGCCCTTCATCCTGTGTTCCCAGGGGGTTCCTCAAACCCAAGCCCACCAAGCGAAACCCCAACCCTCCCCATGGAcaaccccaaacccttccatggGCAGCCCAGCTCGCAGCCCACCCTCCCTCCACCCATCCGAGCGGGGGCTGCGTCTTCTTCCCACAGACGCCATGGGCTCCCGGCACTTCCCCGCGCGCACCGTGCTCTTTGAGAAGGAGTCCAACGGCGTCACGTACCGCGTGCCGGCCCTCATCTACCTGCCGTGCGTGGCCAAGCTGCTGGCCTTCGCCGAGGAGCGGCTGAGCGCCGACGATGCCCACGCCAACCTGCTGGTGCTGCGCCGAGGCACCGTCTACAGGAGCTACGTGGAGGTGGGACGGGGGCTGGGGTGGTTTTCTTCCACTGCTTTCTCCCAGCAGAGCTCCTGGAGGCGTCTGCATGGGGAGGTGAGAGGGGTGGACGCAACGGGGTGGTCCTCACCCCTCTCCATCCTGCTCCGTGGACAGTGGGAAGACATGCGGGTGCTGGAGACGGCGACGCTGCAGCACCACCGCTCCATGAACCCCTGTCCGCTCTACGATGAGTTCACCGGcaccctcttcctcttcttcatcaCGGTGCTGGGCAGGACGCCCGAAGCCTACCAGATCGTCACCGGCCAAAACGTCACCCGCCTCTGCTGCGTCACCAGCACCGACCAAGGGCTGAGCTGGAGCAAGGCCACGGACATGACCCAGCAGGTCATCGGCGGGGCCATCAAAGGTAGCTCACCGGGCAGGGGAGGGACACGGGACAGCGGCCACGAGGAGGGGTTTGGCCTCCTGGGGACACCCGTGGGGTAGCTGGTAGTGGTTTTGGTGTGGGAAGCCCACCAGCATCGAAGAGAAGAGGCAGGGAAAGACCCCAGGGGGACgagagagaggggatgggaaGAGTATCTGTATCACTTgagcagggaaaggagatgaggaggccctgcagctgaggggagacctcatcgctctctccaactccctgagaggaggttgtggagaggagggagctgggctcttctcccaagtcacaggggacagggcgagagggaatggcctcaagctccaccaggggagggtcaggctggacatgaggaaaagatttttcacagaaagggtcattgggcgctggcagaggctgcccagggagggggttgagtccccttccctggaggggtttaagggatgggtggacgaggtgctgagggacatgggttagtgattgatgggaatggttggactcgatgatccgatgggtctattccaacctggtgattctgtgattctatgggtAGGAACATATGTGAGGAAAACCTCACAGAACTGGGCTCTGCTGCCCTGCCACCGCTTGCCTGTCTAGGCGGGGGTTGGATGCTCTGGAGACCCTTCCCCTCTGGGCATGGAAGGGGCACCTTGGAAGCCAACTCTTCATCCCCAtccaattatttttcccttgagggtggggaggccctggcccgggctgcccagagcaggggtggctgccccatccctggaggggttcaaggccaggttggatggggctcggagctcctgatccagagggaggtgtccctgccatggcaggggtggggatGGATGGGCTTAAAAGCGCCTCTCAACCTGaacattctgtgtttctctggCCCCATCTCCGCTCCCCAGACTGGGCGACGTTCGCGCTGGGCCCCGGGCATGGGATCCAGCTGCGCTCCGGCCGCCTGCTGGTGCCGGCCTACAGCTACCACATCGACTGCAAGGAGTGCTTCGGGCAGCTCTGCAAGACCACCCCTCACTCCTTCGCCTTCTACAGCGACGACCACGGCCGGGGCTGGCGCTTCGGCGAGTTCATCCCCAACCTGCAGACGGGTGAGTGCCAGCTGGTCTCGGTGGATGAGGAGGACGGCTCCAACGTCCTCTACTGCAACGCCCGCAGCCCCTTGGGCTTCAGGGTCCAGGCGCTGAGCACGGACGACGGGGCTGTCTTTCACGGGGGGCAGCTGGTCCAGCGGCTGGTCGAGCCTCCTCACGGTTGTCACGGCAGCGTCATCGGCTTCCCTGCACCTCTCGTGTACGTCCCCACCACCCCGCGGGACCCTGTGGTGCTCCTCCGGGGCTCGGCTCGCCGCCCGCTCCCTGGGGTGCTCCCAGCATCTCCGGCGACGGGGGATGAGCTGCTCACCATGGCCACCGGCAGCCACCACAGGCCAGCGGAGCCCCAGAGGGGCTGTCTAACCCCAGGGCACCTCAGCCAAGCGGGTGGTGACACCTCGGTCCAAGGGGACCCTACGGCAACTCCCGGTCCTGCTCCCTTCTTCCAAGCCCCGACGTGGATCCTCTACTCCCaccccaccagctccatgtcGCGGGTCAACATGGGGGTTCACCTGAGCACCTTCCCCAGGGACGCGGAGAGCTGGACCGAGCCCTGGGTCATCTATGAGGGCCCAAGCGCTTACTCGGACCTGGCTTACATGGAGCTGCCCTACAGCGAGGCCTCCATCTCCGGCGGCACGGCCATCGCCTTCGCCTGCCTCTACGAGAACGGGACGCGCTCGCCCTACGAGCAGATCTCTTTCAGTATGTTCACGCTGCATGACGTGCTCCAGAACATCCCGCTGACAGCCTCTACCCCGCGGAAGGACGGCTGCCCTCGGCACCCCTGGAAACAGCGAAGGAGCTGCCTTGTCTCCTAGTGCCCCCCTAGATGGGCTCATCCACGTCGGACCCCGACGTGCGGAGGATGCTCGCAGACCAAGGTCCTGCCACCGGCCAGCACATCACACAGCAGGAAGACGCTACCACCTCCAAACTGGTTTTTACCTCATTTTTATTGCTGGTTTTTAATTATAGAGTTGGTTGGGCATGGAGGTTTGtgccaccagcccagccccaggctCCTTTGGGAGCACAAACAGACCTGGGGGCACCAGCAGCAGTCGGGGTTACCCGCAAGTGCCAGGGCAGGGGGACAGGATGCTCCGGTCGTGCCGTGTCTGGTCCCACCACTCTGCTCCAAGGGGTTTCCTCCCATGGTCATAAATACCAATGGTCCTTTTTAATTGCTCCTTTTTAACGGTCGTGCTCGAGGCGGCTCCTTCTTTTCACAATCACCTGGTCACTGGTTAATCGGAGGGATCACCGGGGTGGTTTTTAAGCTACTGTGGACATCGCTACCTCTCTCTGACCCCTGTCAGATGTGGGGTAGGTGCCCTCCAAGCCCCGTGCTCCGTCCGTGTGTCCCCATGCAGCGATGAGGGATGGGCTGATGCCCTGCAATAGGCTCCTGGCTGCTCCGAACATTCACTGCGTGCATCCGGATGAACTTTATGGGGGCCACACCTCATTTTCAGTGTTACATCCTTCACCACAACTCCACCCAagtcctccagccccagccagtTCCTGGCtcagctcctgcatccctcctgccccccgCAGGAGATGAACACCTGCACAAGCTGCCCTAAACGCAGGTTAATTAACAACAGTAAGTTGATGTTCCACACAGAACATcagggttgttcagtctggagaagagaaggctctgagaagacttaagagcagcttccaatgcTGAAAGGgggtccaggaaagctggggaggggctctggatcagggagggcagggataggaccaggggaaacagttttgagctgcaagaggggagatggagatgagatcttggggagaaatgttttgctgtgagggtggggaggtcctggcccaggttgcccagagcaggggtggctgccccatccctggaggggttccaggccaggttggatggggcttggagcccctgatccagtgggaggtgtccctgcccatggcaggggtggaatgggacgggctttgaggtcccttctgacccaaaccattccatgattctatgattccagctcttctctctaCAAATGATTTACTACTGGCCAGGTGCAgttgacttgatgatctcaaaggtcttttctaacctagcaattctatgatgaCGGATGTCACACCTTGCGCTCAGGTGGGTGGAGGCTGGCAAGCAGCAGCCGAGGGAGCTGCTGGGCTCAGTCTGGGGTGCCAGGAGCCAGGTCCCCACCTGCATCATTCACTGGGCTGGTTTCCAACCTCGAGTGGCTGCCAGCCCCGAGGGCATCTGCTCCAGGGTGGAGGAAGAGGTGTCACCAAAGCTCTTCACAGAGTCAGCCCTTTGCATGCCGACCCCACGCATGTTGCTTTGCCGTCTCGTGTGAGCAGGGGTGTCTGTTCCCTGCAGGGGAGTCTGTCTGGTTGTCTTGCACCGGGCTGGTATCGCAGCCACCTTGTGCCATAGCCCCACGACCGGCTGTGAGACACCCAGGGGCGATACCTCCTCCAAGCACCAGCGTCCTGGCTCCATAGCAGGTCCCTACTTCCcctcacaaaagccacagaggaACCCGAGGCAGCCGTTGAGGATCTGGAGAGAGGCCAGCACCATCTCGGCAGCACTGATGAACAGCAGGAGAGAGAATAGGACAACGTTCCAGACCACGATGCCCGCTGGCTCCAGGCAGGTGCTCCAGGTGTGAGGATTGTACAGATAGTTCTCCGCCCTGCAtgatggggagaggaggagatgcAAGACGCATGGGTCAGGAGTCGCATTGCGTTCCATCACGGACCTGTGCTCCAGCCACCCCGTCCTTCATCCCAAAGATGAGCAAGGTGACGGTGACGGGAAGCACCGTGTAGAAAACCATGGAAGCGAGGACTTCATGAGCTCCCAGTGTCATGCACCACCACCAGCAAGCCCACCAACCCCTACCACGATAAATAACACCCAGTTAATTAGCCATACGCCAACTGAGGCACCAATCAGTGACTCAACCCGCTGCTTCACCTGTCAGGCTTCTGGCTGCTGGAATCCAGGAATGGGTAACCCCAGAGCGTGCCGAGGTcgctgctgtgctgggaggcGTTGTAGAAGCAGAGGGGCCCGTTGGTCAAACCCACCCCGGAGAGAACGAAGCAGGCAGTGGCGCCCAGGAGCGCCAGCTTGGAGAGCACGGCGGAGATGAAAGCCTGTGGGCAGCAGCCAGGAAAGATGTGGAGGGATGGAAAGTCAGGTGGGCTTCAAAACACGGATGTCTGTTGTCAGTGGAATTTGCTAAGGGGACAAAACTCCCCTCCTCTTCACCCCAAGGAGCcaaggctggggatggagccATCACTGGCTTGATTTGAGatgggcagcagggagcagggatgggcaAGGGATGGGGGTGAGCAGGGAGCAGCCACGTGGAGCCAGGGGGACCAGCAAACATGGGAACCCCAGCCCTCCGGGGAGGTGGCACCATCCAGCATCCCACCCTGGAGCCACGGGACAGGGGGATCCGTGCCACATCCCACCCTGGAGCCACGGGACAGGGGGATCCATGCCACATCCCACCCTGGGGCCACGGGAGAGGGGGATCCATGCCACGTCCCACCCTAGAGCCATGGGAGAGGGGGATCCATGCCACGTCCCACCCTGGGGCCACCCTCCACGCGCTGCTTGGCGctgctgccttacgttgcggcGGGTGCCGCAGTCGGAGCAGCCAGCGCATCGCCATCCCACCGCCGTGACGTGGGTCGCTGCCAGCAGCacctgcaggaaggaaaaaaaggggctGAGGGACACAGGGGAGCCACCTGCTCCACCTCGTTGCCCCTGCTCCACAAACAGGTGAGGGAGGACACGGTGGGAACCAAAGTACTCACGACGATGCCGCCTCCCCAGACACCAGGCACGATCTTGGCGTGCTTGCTGATGTGCCCCTCCAGCAGGTGCTTCGGTTCCCCTCCGGGGAAGAGCAGGAGGACGTTGGTGGCCACGGAGAGCGTGCCCAGCACCAGCAGGCAGGGCCCCACGATCCGGCTGCACTTCCCGACGCACATGGCAACCctgggtggggaagggaaggaaaaggaggagaggatggggctgccctcagccccacgatGCCCCCTCGGCTCCCGAGCCCCTttagagtcatggaatcacagaatcattgaggttggaaaagccctctcggctcatccagtccaaccatcagcccaaccccaccatatCTGCTAAACCATGGCCCAAAGTGCCACCTTGACAGCTTTTTGAGCCCCTCCAGCGATGGAGACGCCACCcctgccccgggcagcctctaacagggcttcaccactctgacaggaaagaaatttttcctaatatccaacctaaacctgctctggtgcaacttgaggccattccctctcatcctatcgtctgtcacttgggagcagagcccagcacccacctcaccacaacctcctttccaggagctgcagagagtgatgaggtctcccctcagcctcctcttccccaggctaaacagccccaggtccctcagccacctctccgaacccttgttctccagccccttccccagctccgttcccgtCTCTCCAGCCCCAGAATGTCCTTTTTGCAGtgagggccccaaaactgaacccaggattcagggtgcagcctcaccagtgctgagtcccgGGTTTGCTGTTGTCCCAGCTTCTCAAGCTCCTTCTACCCTGCCTCCATTTTCGCTCCGGGGTGCTTTTTTATGCACTTTCCCCTTACCCCAGTGAATTCCAACCCATCTGGCACTGACTCGAGCTGCCGCTCGCTCTGGCTGATTCACTTTaggcagaagcagaagcaaGCGGGTGCCTCGTGGCCGTTTCTGTGGCAAGAGCTGCCTCAGCTGCCCCCGCGCGCGGCCTCGGTGCCCCCTGAACGTCTCGGGGGGCACCAACCCAACGCGGCTTCGCATCCCTGCGACCTTCCGGCAGCCTGGAAGGGCTGAACACGGAGATGGGGGCTGCAAAACCCGGCTGCCTGGAGAGGACACACACCAAGGAGCCCAAGGTGGACCACCAGCTCCACGTGTCCCGGAGCTTCATCTCCCTCCTGCTTTCCGTCCTCCCTGCCTTGGTTATAAGGAATGTCGGGCCTCCCGCTTGCAGTCTGGGGATTGCACATGGTTCTTCCCCACCTCCCCACTTTGGAGGAGCCTTCAGaacagctcctgctcctctggaCTCCCAGTGTGGGCTGCGTGCACCAGCCAGATGCTTTCATGGTCTTCTGCAAGTCTCTCCTTAATGTCTCCGCGGCCTCCCTTTCCCATCCAGAGAAGGCAGGAGGTCCCCTTTCCCCAGGAAGCTTTGCTGCCCCACTATGCTCCCCTTGAGCGAGATGCAAGCGTACGAgctgctttcttctccctcagccAAAGCAGACAGAGAAACCTCTCTGTAAGCGGGGGTGAAGCGAAAGCGCAGCTGAACCAGTGTCCGCTTGGACATTTGAAAGAGTTTTTCCTCCTGCCAGGCAAGAGTTTTCCAGCAAAGCCCAGGGAACCTGTCTTCCCACCTGCCCGGCTTACCTGGAGCGCTGCCACGTGGAGCCAGCCGTGCGCACCCCTCGGATGAGCCCTGTTCTGGAGGCATCACCCAGGGGTGACTATTTATGGTGTCCCAGCATGTGCTCCGTGTCTTCCTCCTCCGCCCCGAAGTCCACCCACTGCATCAGTCATGGTCCTTCTCTCTCCCACACGGCCAGAAGGAGGAACAATGACTGTCCCGTCCGGATGAGCAGCCGCCACCAGCGCTGCGGCCGGTCCAGCCGTCCCGTTACGACCCTTTCACTGGCAGAAGCCACCAATCCATCAAAACATCCACAACGTCAGATTTCAAGGCTTCTGCCACACCTGCCCCGAAAGCCTCGGCTGCTCTCTGAGCAAGAAACACCGTTTCTCCTGGAATAACTACAGCAACTGTGGGTCTtaggatggtttgggtcagaagggacctcaaagcccacccagtgccacccctgccatgggcagggacacctcccactggatcaggggctccaagccccatccaacctggccttgaacccctccagggatggggcagccacagcttctctggacaattttATTCATAAAGAATATTGCTCTCTAAAAAGCAGCAACGGCCAAATGTGTAGGACAGGCAGGACTGTCTGGAAcaatccttcttttttttttt
Encoded here:
- the LOC138724871 gene encoding galactose-3-O-sulfotransferase 2-like isoform X2; amino-acid sequence: MKNPGCATRYIKYLIIFKLCVGLLFLSGLFHMKNKRYTSWRQGTTPEGQLTPSAATLKKPEELLIPSTPCHAKTNVMFLKTHKTASSTVLNIMFRFAERYNLTVALPADQLFHLGYPETFRAHFVEEFEVIGQNYNIMCNHLRFNPSEVRKVMAADTFYFSILRNPIPLMESSYVYYRSDAPAFRLSKDVNEYLLSPLKYYHHRYHQQNIYARNIMWFDFGYNNNAVDDEKYIQRVLKEIEQNFHLILIADYFDESMILLKHTLCWDLDDVVYFKLNSRSQDTVQTLTPESKERVKTWCSLDWKLYLHFNQSFWRTIEETIGLKSLEKEVNRLRMRQKELLEICLSEQEAVGRNHIKNKALMPYQSGAADILGYNLNQGLDNRTLRTCQRLVMPELQYTSYLYAVQHPCKKRKPLGFPLLWTDS
- the NEU4 gene encoding sialidase-4 isoform X1 — protein: MGSRHFPARTVLFEKESNGVTYRVPALIYLPCVAKLLAFAEERLSADDAHANLLVLRRGTVYRSYVEWEDMRVLETATLQHHRSMNPCPLYDEFTGTLFLFFITVLGRTPEAYQIVTGQNVTRLCCVTSTDQGLSWSKATDMTQQVIGGAIKDWATFALGPGHGIQLRSGRLLVPAYSYHIDCKECFGQLCKTTPHSFAFYSDDHGRGWRFGEFIPNLQTGECQLVSVDEEDGSNVLYCNARSPLGFRVQALSTDDGAVFHGGQLVQRLVEPPHGCHGSVIGFPAPLVYVPTTPRDPVVLLRGSARRPLPGVLPASPATGDELLTMATGSHHRPAEPQRGCLTPGHLSQAGGDTSVQGDPTATPGPAPFFQAPTWILYSHPTSSMSRVNMGVHLSTFPRDAESWTEPWVIYEGPSAYSDLAYMELPYSEASISGGTAIAFACLYENGTRSPYEQISFSMFTLHDVLQNIPLTASTPRKDGCPRHPWKQRRSCLVS
- the NEU4 gene encoding sialidase-4 isoform X2, whose product is MPTPTCWCCAEAPSTGATWRTPEAYQIVTGQNVTRLCCVTSTDQGLSWSKATDMTQQVIGGAIKDWATFALGPGHGIQLRSGRLLVPAYSYHIDCKECFGQLCKTTPHSFAFYSDDHGRGWRFGEFIPNLQTGECQLVSVDEEDGSNVLYCNARSPLGFRVQALSTDDGAVFHGGQLVQRLVEPPHGCHGSVIGFPAPLVYVPTTPRDPVVLLRGSARRPLPGVLPASPATGDELLTMATGSHHRPAEPQRGCLTPGHLSQAGGDTSVQGDPTATPGPAPFFQAPTWILYSHPTSSMSRVNMGVHLSTFPRDAESWTEPWVIYEGPSAYSDLAYMELPYSEASISGGTAIAFACLYENGTRSPYEQISFSMFTLHDVLQNIPLTASTPRKDGCPRHPWKQRRSCLVS
- the TM4SF19 gene encoding transmembrane 4 L6 family member 19; translated protein: MCVGKCSRIVGPCLLVLGTLSVATNVLLLFPGGEPKHLLEGHISKHAKIVPGVWGGGIVVLLAATHVTAVGWRCAGCSDCGTRRNAFISAVLSKLALLGATACFVLSGVGLTNGPLCFYNASQHSSDLGTLWGYPFLDSSSQKPDRAENYLYNPHTWSTCLEPAGIVVWNVVLFSLLLFISAAEMVLASLQILNGCLGFLCGFCEGK